From Aegilops tauschii subsp. strangulata cultivar AL8/78 chromosome 5, Aet v6.0, whole genome shotgun sequence:
GCACTCACAAGAGAGGAATTAGAACGTTTGAAATGAAGTCCTATTCCCATAGTATGCTTCACATATCTTACAATCCTCTTGACAGCTGACCAATGTGCAGAAGTAGGTGCATGCAGATATTGACAAACCTTGTTGACAGCAAATGAGATATCTGGATGTGTGAGAGTTAGATATTGTAATGCTCCCACAGTACTCCTATACCTTGTGCTTTCCTCCTCCTAAAGTGGCACACCTTCATATGCTGAAAGTTTTTCTGAGGAAGACAAAGGTGTAGGAACTGGCTTACAATTTTTCATTCCCATGCGAGACAGAAGCTCAATGATATATTTCTCCCGATTTAACACAATTCCATCTTGAGTTTTCTTGACCTCAATACCTAGGAAGAAATGCAAATCACCTAGGTCCTTCAAGGCAAACTCTGAGCTCAAGTCATGCAGAAGTGCATTAGTAGCATTTTGTGAAGAACTTGCAactatgatatcatcaacatatataaGCACAAAAATGACTACTCCAGCCTTGTTATAAATAAACAAAGATGTATCAGCTTTGGAGGCAATGAAACCAAGATATTTCAACTGTAAGCTCAATCTGGAGTACCATGCTCTGGGTGCTTGTTTTAAACCATAGAGTGCTTTGTCAAGCTTGCAAACATAATGTGGTGACTTCTTATCCTCATAACCAGGTGGTTGTCTCATAAACACTTCCTCTTCTAGAATACCATGCAAAAACGCATTCTGTACATCTAGCTGTCGTAGACTCCAACCCTTGGATACAACAATGGCTAGCACAAGTCTGATAGTCGCAGCTTTAACAACAGGATTGAAAGTGTCCTCATAATCAATACCATAACGTTGTTTAAAACCCTTTGCAACTAGACGTGCTTTGTACCTGTCAATGGAGCCATTTTCCTTCTTTTTAATTTTGTAAACCCATTTGCAATCGATGATATTTTTACCTTTCTGATTTGGTACAAGATGCCATGTCTTGTTCCTCATAAGTGCAGAGTATTCCTCATCCATTGCCTTCTTCCACTTAGGATCATCAAGTGCACTATTCAATGTTGTTGGTTCTCCTGAAATACACAACATTCCATACGGTATAGTCCCATCTTTTCTTATTTTAGAATTTCGTATACCTTTCTGTAACCGAGTCATAACTCGTGAAGGAGTCGTTGGCTGGACCACAGGAACACTTGCCACAGAAGATCCTGAGGAAACTGGATGCACAGGAGAATTTGACACCTCCTGTACAGAGGATCCCTTAGCCGTTGGTGTAGCCGCCGGTGTGGCCACCTCCTCTGAGTGCACACGGGTGCCAGCCACCCGAGCCGACACAGCGGATCGACCGCCCGACCGCGGTTGCAGGCGCACGCTGGGCGAGGGGGATCCAGCCCCGCGGCTGGTCCCGCCTGCTGCTGATGTGGCGGCGCGGGAGTGGCGCGCGCTGGGCGAGGGAGATCCGGCCCCGCAGCTGGTCCCGCCTGCTGCTGAATCAGCGCTGCGGTTGGTGGGGGCGCGATCCGAGGCTGATTTGGTTGCGTGATCCGAGGTCTGCACGCGCACAGGAGTTGCGGGCGCCGCCGGATCAGCTTCGTCATCCGTGCCAGGTTCGTCTCCTTCCTCAGCATGAAATATAAGATCATCTTGGGCTATATTTTCGAAATTTTGATCATTTTGAGCGCCGTTTTCACCAGGGACCTGCACAGGCAATAGAGAAGAACCAGTACTAGCAGGAATATCATCACTTTGATTAGTACAACTGTCGCCCCCATTATCAAAAGACCGAAGatgtggaggaagaaggaggATTTCCTTGCGGAGAAGTGCACCGGCATTGGGATGAAGGGAAGCAAAAGGAAACACGGACTCATCAAAAACAACATCTCTGGATATGTAGACCCTACCAGTAGGAACATCGAGACATTTAACTCCTTTATGCATGGGACTATAGCCTAAGAAGACACACTTTTTGGAGCGAAAAACGAGCTTGCATGTGTTGTAGGGTCTAAGGTTGGGCCAACATGCACAACCGAAAACACGAAGAGATGTGTAGTTGGGTGTGACACCAAAGAGTCGTGTAATGGGTGTTTCAAATTTGAAGACTTTACTTGGAAGCAAATTGATAATATATGTGGCAGTTAAGAATGCTTCATCCCAGAATTTGAGTGGCATGGATGCATTTGCTAGCAATGCTAGCCCCATATCAACTATGTGACGGTGCTTTCTTTCAGCAGATCCGTTTTGTTGGTGAGCATGAGGGCAAGAAACATTATGTGAAATACCAAGTTTTTGGAAGAAAGAGTACAATTTTTCATACTCACCACCCCAGTCACTTTGCATAGCAATGATTTTGGAGTTCAGTTTGCGTTCAACAAGATTTTGGAAATTAATGAAGACTTGAAATACATCAGATCGTTTCTTTAACAAGTAAATCCAAGTAAATTTACTATAGTCATCAATAAAGCTTACATAGTAAGAAAATCTCCCAACTGAAGTAGGGGCTGGCCCCCATACATCTGAAAATATAAGTTGTAGAGGAGCAGTAGACACACTAGGAGAGATGGGGTAAGGTAATTGATGACTTTTTGCTTGTTGACACGGATAACAAACTGACTCAACACTATTCTCATAAGAGAGTTTATTTTTGCTAAGAACATATTTAACTATGACTGAAGATGGATGACCTAATCGACTATGCCACCTTGATGATGATGGCTTGGTGACAATGTTTGCTTGTTTATTGGACCacgaagatgatgatgatgatatgagTGGATAGAGGCCTCCCACGCACCGTCCTCTAAGAATGATTCTCCTTGTTCTCAAGTCCTTAACCAAGAAAAAGTAAGGATAGAATTCTATAAGAACATTGTTATCAAGGGTGAATCGCTGAACAAAAACAAGATTTTTGGAAGTTTGAGGAACATGCAAGACATCTTTAAGGAGCAAAATTTTCATGGGGTTTTTAACAATTGAACTACCAATGTGGGTGATATTCATACCAGAACCGCTTGCCGTGCGAATTTGGTCGCCTCCGTTGTATTTCTCCCGTATTGTCAACTTGTCAAGTTCACCCGTGATGTGATTTGTTGTTGCACTGTCGGCGTACCAATTGGTGTCCATGCCATAGGAGACAGCATGCGCCTCCTTTTCTTCTTGATCATTCTCCTCATAGCGCCACCAGCAGACACGTGGACCTCCTGGATGATGTCTGTAGCATATCTCGCACTCAGGATAGTCATGCTGCTGCTCGCGTAcctgttgttgctgttgctgtcgAGGGCGTCCTTTGAATCCGCCGCCTCTATTTGCAGGAGAGGGCTGGCGGTCACCGCGGTCACCGCGGCCGCACCCTCTTCCTCCTCGCCCGCGGGGTCTGCCACGGGACTGGCCGCGGCCTCTGTAGACGGCGTTGGCAGATGAATGAAACCCGCCTGAAGACGAGTCTCCCAACATCTCCATCCTCTGATCAAAGGCGGAGATCTGAGCAAAGAGGTCGTCAGCGGTGATTGTGTTCTTGACAGCGCCGATCGCCGCCACCATGGAGTCGTAGTCGCGGTCGAGTCCTGCCAGCATGTAGTCCACCATCTCCGGATCAGAGACGGGACGACCAGCGGCAGCTAGTTCATCCCAAGGCTCTTCATCTTCGCCATATACGCCGAGCTCGACATTGTGCCCTTCTTGGTGTTGGTGATCGCGATCCTCAGATTGGTGATCCGGGACTGTGATTGCGAGGCGAAGAGATTGTTCACCGTCGTCCAGAGCTCATAGGTGGAGTCCTTCCCGACGACTTGCGCAAGGATTTCTGGAGACATGGAGTTGAGAAGATATGACAGGACCTGCTGGTCTTTGGCGATCCAGGGCCCGTACAGAGGGTTCGGCTCTAGGGCCGTCGTCTTGTCCGCCTTCGTGATCTCCACAGTCTTGGGCAGAGCGGCGTCAGAGTTGTCCAGGAGCCCGGTTACCTGCACACCTCGCAGGGCTGGGAGCACCTGGGTCTT
This genomic window contains:
- the LOC141023143 gene encoding uncharacterized protein yields the protein MASSAGVALNLGSPPSEKLARGNFILWKTQVLPALRGVQVTGLLDNSDAALPKTVEITKADKTTALEPNPLYGPWIAKDQQVLSYLLNSMSPEILAQVVGKDSTYELWTTVNNLFASQSQSRITNLRIAITNTKKGTMSSSAYMAKMKSLGMN